The following are encoded in a window of Megachile rotundata isolate GNS110a chromosome 2, iyMegRotu1, whole genome shotgun sequence genomic DNA:
- the LOC100881441 gene encoding uncharacterized protein LOC100881441 isoform X2 produces MNYSIVGSDSPAALLDMLAEVASQTLHSEKKYSKSLSTSQCKSKADHIKRKTYESLFTVPQLLSMPASQLVKQFSIFTSDELKRQYSYTCALVVGCGQKYTSFASEGRARMSIKAHLAEHLEYLKTNKDAYKNFTAKSVSYKNYKSSPQSKKNKFQQVRKPQETLNKENKNVIENSTNYLRNILLNDSNFKELDKNKNVEKVENLKTLSNSEQKDTDRADFKVLGDHSYSERLKDEIPNAKEVSFHGTFENATSENIVLMVVGTDSVHMKEYPHVTQKLSEKVNRNSETVYLPEISWSSESSSKAVEITTTKPKGKAKFIGTSKEEREMALAFMDRIKKKGNPTGSNLECRICNPPRSFTAPTTLVSHYRSHAGIKPYECRICRAVFTRRHSLKYHMLIHQNQTRFTCGDCGKKFRHPSHFREHRRRHTGEAPFGCDDCGQRFKTRNTYKRHLKTRHGKVLTTTGELLHLSEEDFQKVRTNRRKRNDTNKDHMVNEDIIATKTIMHYQDDNGQLHDAETEEYIVNEVVADTEKNWEPNDTIQIIKNCFETYEICPESHLNKTESTETEITVNNSVSNKNNNCLTEEFTNKMRDKSLHLQNASCNELHVVQDENGHIVYDDNTDQSELIYHNINEIPSYIKVEYNNLANNAKSRNNMEFYEKLEFPENQFKNYIQIIEDTKTDYCNETLNDSLNEQKIKYIHDIKESETKLIQVNTHVEDEDENSNKQITITQDDTKYEKEDSNVIVFDYKPCQEIKLHKIDVSEDIINSSTSQEPNIVNRMSLKTKDTSSTQSKNCVSQTDKNLDDYQTIVKNLIKSGVITSNSNYVLEKNKKLLNQSEQGLYIHNEPLTSIIIQNKCVNVLPQQLKINNNVKNKSKIQVDKHQKFTLLNKHMQTINIKQNENQNTILLLTSDALQNSIFKVEHNNSAESENKTQIFETSK; encoded by the exons ATGAATTATA GTATTGTGGGAAGTGATAGCCCTGCTGCTTTATTAGATATGCTTGCAGAAGTTGCATCACAAACATTACATTCAGAAAAGAAATATAGTAAATCATTGTCAACATCACAATGCAAGTCAAAAGCGGATCATATAAAAAGGAAGACTTATGAATCACTCTTTACTGTGCCACAACTTTTGTCCATGCCTGCATCACAACTAGTaaaacaattttctatttttacaagCGATGAATTAAAAAGACAGTACTCTTATACATGTGCTCTAGTTGTTGGGTGTGGGCAAAAATATACTAGCTTTGCAAGTGAAGGAAGAGCAAGAATGTCTATTAAAGCACATTTGGCAGAACATTTAGAATATCTAAAAACAAACAAAGATGCTT ataAGAATTTTACAGCAAAATCAGtaagttataaaaattacaaatcaaGTCCccaaagtaaaaaaaataaatttcaacaagTAAGAAAACCACAAGAGACATTGAATAAggagaataaaaatgttattgaaaattcaacaaattatttgagaaatattttattaaatgattctaattttaaagaattagacaaaaataagaatgttGAAAAAGTAGAAAATCTTAAAACATTAAGTAATTCTGAGCAAAAAGATACAGATAGAGCAGATTTCAAAGTTCTTGGAGATCATAGCTATTCTGAACGTTTAAAAGATGAAATTCCTAATGCAAAAGAAGTATCTTTCCATGGTACTTTTGAAAATGCAACAAGTGAAAAT ATTGTACTTATGGTTGTTGGTACTGATAGTGTTCATATGAAAGAGTATCCTCATGTTACCCAAAAGTTGTCAGAAAAAGttaatagaaactctgaaactGTTTATTTACCAG AAATATCATGGTCCAGTGAAAGTAGCAGTAAAGCTGTAGAAATTACAACTACTAAACCCAAAGGAAAAGCCAAATTTATAGGCACTAGTAAAGAGGAAAGAGAAATGGCATTAGCTTTTATGGATCGgataaagaaaaaaggaaatccAACAGGAAGTAATCTCGAATGTCGAATTTGCAATCCACCACGAAGTTTTACAGCACCTACAACGTTGGTATCGCACTATCGAAGTCATGCCGGAATAAAGCCATACGAATGTCGTATATGCAGAGCAGTTTTTACAAGGAGGCACAGTTTAAAATATCATATGTTAATTCATCAAAATCAAACACGATTCACTTGTGGTGATTGTGGAAAGAAGTTTAGACACCCATCACATTTCAGAGAACACAGACGTAGACACACTGGAGAAGCACCATTTGGGTGCGATGATTGTGGACAGCg GTTTAAAACGAGAAATACATATAAACGTCATTTGAAAACAAGACATGGTAAAGTTTTAACAACTACTGGTGAGTTGTTGCATCTTTCTGAAGAAGACTTTCAGAAAGTTCGAACTaatagaagaaaaagaaatgacACAAATAAAGACCATATGGTGAATGAAGATATCATTGCAACAAAAACAATTATGCATTATCAAGACGATAATGGTCAATTGCATGATGCTGAAACCGAAGAATATATTGTAAACGAGGTTGTTGCTGATACTGAAAAAAATTGGGAACCAAATGATACgatccaaattattaaaaattgttttgaaaCTTATGAGATTTGTCCAGAATCTCATTTGAATAAGACTGAATCCACAGAGACTGAAATAACTGTAAATAATAGTGTTTCTAACAAAAATAACAATTGTCTCACGGAAGAATTCACAAATAAAATGCGAGATAAGTCGTTACATTTACAGAATGCTTCTTGTAACGAGTTGCACGTGGTTCAAGATGAGAACGGTCATATTGTATATGATGATAACACTGATCAATCGGAATTAATTTACCATAATATCAACGAAATACCATCGTATATTAAagtagaatataataatttagctAACAATGCAAAAAGCAGAAACAATatggaattttatgaaaaactTGAATTTCCGGAAAATCAGTTTAAGAATTACATACAAATAATAGAAGATACTAAAACAGATTATTGCAACGAAACATTAAACGATTCTTTAAacgaacaaaaaattaaatacatacatgACATAAAAGAATCAGAAACGAAATTGATACAAGTGAACACTCATGTTGAAGACGAAGATGAAAACAGCAATAAACAAATAACTATTACTCAAGATGATACAAAATACGAGAAAGAAGACAGTAATGTTATCGTGTTTGATTACAAACCTTgtcaagaaataaaattgcacaagaTCGATGTATCAGaagatataataaattcaagtaCTTCACAAGAACCGAATATTGTTAATAGAATGTCATTAAAAACTAAAGATACTTCGTCGACTCAAAGTAAAAATTGTGTATCACaaacagataaaaatttagATGACTATCAAACTatagtaaaaaatttaattaagagTGGAGTGATTACTTCAAACAGCAATTATGTTcttgaaaagaataaaaaattattaaatcaaagCGAACAAGGTTTGTATATTCATAATGAACCTTTAACcagtataataatacaaaataagtgCGTAAATGTACTTCCACAacaacttaaaattaataataatgtaaaaaataaatcaaaaattCAAGTGGATAAACATCAAAAATTCACACTTCTGAATAAACATATGCAAACtattaatataaaacaaaatgaaaatcaaAATACTATTTTGTTGTTAACAAGTGATGCATTACAAAATAGTATTTTTAAAGTTGAGCATAACAATTCTGctgaaagtgaaaataaaacACAAATATTTGAGACAAGTAAGTAA
- the LOC100881441 gene encoding uncharacterized protein LOC100881441 isoform X1, with translation MNTKTNHEYTSNSYNKGIVGSDSPAALLDMLAEVASQTLHSEKKYSKSLSTSQCKSKADHIKRKTYESLFTVPQLLSMPASQLVKQFSIFTSDELKRQYSYTCALVVGCGQKYTSFASEGRARMSIKAHLAEHLEYLKTNKDAYKNFTAKSVSYKNYKSSPQSKKNKFQQVRKPQETLNKENKNVIENSTNYLRNILLNDSNFKELDKNKNVEKVENLKTLSNSEQKDTDRADFKVLGDHSYSERLKDEIPNAKEVSFHGTFENATSENIVLMVVGTDSVHMKEYPHVTQKLSEKVNRNSETVYLPEISWSSESSSKAVEITTTKPKGKAKFIGTSKEEREMALAFMDRIKKKGNPTGSNLECRICNPPRSFTAPTTLVSHYRSHAGIKPYECRICRAVFTRRHSLKYHMLIHQNQTRFTCGDCGKKFRHPSHFREHRRRHTGEAPFGCDDCGQRFKTRNTYKRHLKTRHGKVLTTTGELLHLSEEDFQKVRTNRRKRNDTNKDHMVNEDIIATKTIMHYQDDNGQLHDAETEEYIVNEVVADTEKNWEPNDTIQIIKNCFETYEICPESHLNKTESTETEITVNNSVSNKNNNCLTEEFTNKMRDKSLHLQNASCNELHVVQDENGHIVYDDNTDQSELIYHNINEIPSYIKVEYNNLANNAKSRNNMEFYEKLEFPENQFKNYIQIIEDTKTDYCNETLNDSLNEQKIKYIHDIKESETKLIQVNTHVEDEDENSNKQITITQDDTKYEKEDSNVIVFDYKPCQEIKLHKIDVSEDIINSSTSQEPNIVNRMSLKTKDTSSTQSKNCVSQTDKNLDDYQTIVKNLIKSGVITSNSNYVLEKNKKLLNQSEQGLYIHNEPLTSIIIQNKCVNVLPQQLKINNNVKNKSKIQVDKHQKFTLLNKHMQTINIKQNENQNTILLLTSDALQNSIFKVEHNNSAESENKTQIFETSK, from the exons ATGAACACCAAAACAAACCATGAATATACTTCTAATTCGTACAACAAAg GTATTGTGGGAAGTGATAGCCCTGCTGCTTTATTAGATATGCTTGCAGAAGTTGCATCACAAACATTACATTCAGAAAAGAAATATAGTAAATCATTGTCAACATCACAATGCAAGTCAAAAGCGGATCATATAAAAAGGAAGACTTATGAATCACTCTTTACTGTGCCACAACTTTTGTCCATGCCTGCATCACAACTAGTaaaacaattttctatttttacaagCGATGAATTAAAAAGACAGTACTCTTATACATGTGCTCTAGTTGTTGGGTGTGGGCAAAAATATACTAGCTTTGCAAGTGAAGGAAGAGCAAGAATGTCTATTAAAGCACATTTGGCAGAACATTTAGAATATCTAAAAACAAACAAAGATGCTT ataAGAATTTTACAGCAAAATCAGtaagttataaaaattacaaatcaaGTCCccaaagtaaaaaaaataaatttcaacaagTAAGAAAACCACAAGAGACATTGAATAAggagaataaaaatgttattgaaaattcaacaaattatttgagaaatattttattaaatgattctaattttaaagaattagacaaaaataagaatgttGAAAAAGTAGAAAATCTTAAAACATTAAGTAATTCTGAGCAAAAAGATACAGATAGAGCAGATTTCAAAGTTCTTGGAGATCATAGCTATTCTGAACGTTTAAAAGATGAAATTCCTAATGCAAAAGAAGTATCTTTCCATGGTACTTTTGAAAATGCAACAAGTGAAAAT ATTGTACTTATGGTTGTTGGTACTGATAGTGTTCATATGAAAGAGTATCCTCATGTTACCCAAAAGTTGTCAGAAAAAGttaatagaaactctgaaactGTTTATTTACCAG AAATATCATGGTCCAGTGAAAGTAGCAGTAAAGCTGTAGAAATTACAACTACTAAACCCAAAGGAAAAGCCAAATTTATAGGCACTAGTAAAGAGGAAAGAGAAATGGCATTAGCTTTTATGGATCGgataaagaaaaaaggaaatccAACAGGAAGTAATCTCGAATGTCGAATTTGCAATCCACCACGAAGTTTTACAGCACCTACAACGTTGGTATCGCACTATCGAAGTCATGCCGGAATAAAGCCATACGAATGTCGTATATGCAGAGCAGTTTTTACAAGGAGGCACAGTTTAAAATATCATATGTTAATTCATCAAAATCAAACACGATTCACTTGTGGTGATTGTGGAAAGAAGTTTAGACACCCATCACATTTCAGAGAACACAGACGTAGACACACTGGAGAAGCACCATTTGGGTGCGATGATTGTGGACAGCg GTTTAAAACGAGAAATACATATAAACGTCATTTGAAAACAAGACATGGTAAAGTTTTAACAACTACTGGTGAGTTGTTGCATCTTTCTGAAGAAGACTTTCAGAAAGTTCGAACTaatagaagaaaaagaaatgacACAAATAAAGACCATATGGTGAATGAAGATATCATTGCAACAAAAACAATTATGCATTATCAAGACGATAATGGTCAATTGCATGATGCTGAAACCGAAGAATATATTGTAAACGAGGTTGTTGCTGATACTGAAAAAAATTGGGAACCAAATGATACgatccaaattattaaaaattgttttgaaaCTTATGAGATTTGTCCAGAATCTCATTTGAATAAGACTGAATCCACAGAGACTGAAATAACTGTAAATAATAGTGTTTCTAACAAAAATAACAATTGTCTCACGGAAGAATTCACAAATAAAATGCGAGATAAGTCGTTACATTTACAGAATGCTTCTTGTAACGAGTTGCACGTGGTTCAAGATGAGAACGGTCATATTGTATATGATGATAACACTGATCAATCGGAATTAATTTACCATAATATCAACGAAATACCATCGTATATTAAagtagaatataataatttagctAACAATGCAAAAAGCAGAAACAATatggaattttatgaaaaactTGAATTTCCGGAAAATCAGTTTAAGAATTACATACAAATAATAGAAGATACTAAAACAGATTATTGCAACGAAACATTAAACGATTCTTTAAacgaacaaaaaattaaatacatacatgACATAAAAGAATCAGAAACGAAATTGATACAAGTGAACACTCATGTTGAAGACGAAGATGAAAACAGCAATAAACAAATAACTATTACTCAAGATGATACAAAATACGAGAAAGAAGACAGTAATGTTATCGTGTTTGATTACAAACCTTgtcaagaaataaaattgcacaagaTCGATGTATCAGaagatataataaattcaagtaCTTCACAAGAACCGAATATTGTTAATAGAATGTCATTAAAAACTAAAGATACTTCGTCGACTCAAAGTAAAAATTGTGTATCACaaacagataaaaatttagATGACTATCAAACTatagtaaaaaatttaattaagagTGGAGTGATTACTTCAAACAGCAATTATGTTcttgaaaagaataaaaaattattaaatcaaagCGAACAAGGTTTGTATATTCATAATGAACCTTTAACcagtataataatacaaaataagtgCGTAAATGTACTTCCACAacaacttaaaattaataataatgtaaaaaataaatcaaaaattCAAGTGGATAAACATCAAAAATTCACACTTCTGAATAAACATATGCAAACtattaatataaaacaaaatgaaaatcaaAATACTATTTTGTTGTTAACAAGTGATGCATTACAAAATAGTATTTTTAAAGTTGAGCATAACAATTCTGctgaaagtgaaaataaaacACAAATATTTGAGACAAGTAAGTAA